A region of Drosophila mauritiana strain mau12 chromosome 3L, ASM438214v1, whole genome shotgun sequence DNA encodes the following proteins:
- the LOC117141523 gene encoding uncharacterized protein LOC117141523, producing MKFFVIAFAVIAAASAASIATDYLPPVDNNLESASDLVEVPAEQGVLSDDGYRYKTVRRLKLRHRRDVNELPSGEYLPPVEESASESFGVETPLADDGYRYKTVRRVIRRRRDVNELSAEYLPPVEESASDAFAVETPLADDGYRYKTVRRVIRRRRDVSELSPEYLPPVEESASQAIAVETPLADDGYRYKTVRRVIRRRRDVNELPSAEYLPPVEESASEAVGVETPLADDGYRYKTVRRVIRRRRDVNELPSAEYLPPVEESASEAVGVETPLADDGYRYKTVRRVIRRRRDVNELSAEYLPPVEESASEAVGVETPLADDGYRYKTVRRVIRRRRDVNELPSAEYLPPVEESASEAVGVETPLADDGYRYKTVRRVIRRRRDVNELSAEYLPPVEESASEAVGVETPLADDGYRYKTVRRVIRRRRDVSELPSGEYLPPVEEAASAIIDVPAEQTVLASDGYRYKTVRRLKLRRH from the exons ATG AAATtctttgtcattgcctttgctgTGATCGCAGCTGCCTCGGCGGCCTCCATTGCCACGGATTACCTGCCGCCAGTGGACAACAACCTGGAATCTGCCTCCGATCTCGTGGAGGTGCCCGCCGAGCAGGGAGTTCTCTCCGACGATGGATACCGCTACAAGACCGTGCGCCGCCTGAAGTTGCGCCACCGTCGTGATGTGAACGAGCTCCCCTCCGGTGAATACCTGCCCCCTGTGGAGGAGTCCGCCTCCGAGTCTTTTGGCGTCGAGACTCCTCTGGCTGATGATGGCTACCGTTACAAGACCGTCCGCCGTGTGATCCGTCGTCGTCGCGACGTGAATGAGCTCTCCGCCGAGTACCTGCCCCCTGTTGAGGAGTCGGCTTCTGATGCTTTTGCCGTCGAGACTCCCCTGGCTGATGATGGCTACCGTTACAAGACTGTCCGTCGTGTGATCCGTCGTCGTCGTGATGTCTCCGAGCTGTCCCCTGAATACCTGCCCCCTGTTGAGGAGTCCGCCTCTCAGGCTATTGCCGTGGAGACCCCTCTTGCTGATGATGGCTACCGTTACAAGACCGTCCGTCGTGTCATCCGCCGCCGTCGTGATGTCAATGAGCTCCCTTCTGCTGAGTACCTGCCCCCCGTTGAGGAGTCCGCCTCCGAGGCTGTTGGTGTGGAGACCCCTCTGGCTGATGATGGCTACCGTTACAAGACCGTCCGTCGTGTCATCCGCCGCCGTCGTGATGTCAATGAGCTCCCTTCTGCTGAGTACCTGCCCCCCGTTGAGGAGTCCGCCTCCGAGGCTGTTGGTGTGGAGACCCCTCTGGCTGATGATGGATACCGCTACAAGACTGTCCGTCGTGTGATCCGTCGCCGTCGTGATGTGAACGAGCTGTCTGCCGAATACCTGCCCCCTGTTGAGGAGTCCGCCTCCGAGGCGGTTGGTGTGGAGACCCCTCTGGCTGATGATGGCTACCGTTACAAGACCGTCCGTCGTGTCATCCGCCGCCGTCGTGATGTCAATGAGCTCCCTTCTGCTGAGTACCTGCCCCCCGTTGAGGAGTCCGCCTCCGAGGCTGTTGGTGTGGAGACCCCTCTGGCTGATGATGGATACCGCTACAAGACTGTCCGTCGTGTGATCCGTCGCCGTCGTGATGTGAACGAGCTGTCTGCCGAATACCTCCCCCCTGTTGAGGAGTCCGCCTCCGAGGCTGTTGGTGTGGAGACCCCTCTGGCTGATGATGGATACCGCTACAAGACCGTGCGTCGTGTGATCCGTCGCCGCCGTGATGTCTCTGAGCTGCCTTCCGGCGAGTACCTGCCCCCCGTGGAGGAGGCCGCCTCTGCCATCATTGATGTGCCCGCCGAGCAGACCGTCCTGGCCAGCGATGGCTACCGCTACAAGACCGTCCGTCGTCTGAAGCTCCGTCGCCACTAA
- the LOC117140207 gene encoding uncharacterized protein LOC117140207, whose translation MKLAKKCSTYLVICLVLLACCLQESEATRRVNRGRRTLTRRYFSGLAIPGWALIVCVAVGELLIGGALYFILKKVILDKEPDQTAASYTPAQTHPTATPYTPAQTHDPSTATTYTPAQTHETANVTPTPTHATAIV comes from the exons ATGAAGTTGGCTAAGAAGTGCTCCACCTACTTGGTGATATGCCTGG TACTGCTGGCCTGCTGCCTGCAGGAATCGGAGGCCACGCGACGAGTGAACCGCGGTCGACGCACCCTAACCCGCAGATACTTCT CTGGCCTTGCTATTCCCGGATGGGCTCTGATCGTTTGTGTAGCGGTGGGTGAGCTGCTGATTGGCGGAGCCCTCTATTTCATCCTGAAGAAGGTGATACTGGACAAGGAACCAGATCAGACGGCGGCTTCCTACACGCCCGCCCAGACTCATCCGACGGCCACTCCTTATACTCCTGCCCAGACTCATGATCCGTCCACGGCCACAACCTATACTCCCGCCCAGACTCATGAGACGGCCAACGTGACTCCCACTCCAACGCATGCCACCGCAATTGTCTGA
- the LOC117141322 gene encoding ammonium transporter Rh type A — MHSPAAKVSGYVVLMIVQIIFLVLFWLFVRYEKTALPLAIDAEDAGSANEHVSKYPQFQDIQVMIFIGFGFLMTFLRKYGYSATGFTLFMAALVVQWAVLMKGFLHMEGGKISLSLENIIDADIAAAVPLISMGALLGRTTPIQLLCMSVFEVALFAANEYLALHVFSICDCGGSITVHAFGAYFGLAVALMLRPASDQNETGKLEGASYTSDIFAMIGTTFLWVYWPSFNSVLADGAGGERAILNTFLSLAAATVTTFVVSALVSHENKLDMVHVQNSTLAGGVAVGTVCNLLLGAHGAVLIGIIAGTVSVLGYRYLTPWMTANLRLHDTCGVHNLHGMPALISAIASAIYASMATVGEYQSELQDIFPAMVGTNGTETKIMGGLGRNATSQAGYQLFGIAVTLLIAIGGGILTGAVLKYTNFRNLKKDEHHQDEHYWEVPAAENKEEYELEKVDELML, encoded by the exons ATGCATTCGCCGGCTGCCAAAGTGTCGGGCTACGTCGTCCTGATGATTGTGCAAATAATCTTCCTGGTTCTATTCTGGCTGTTCGTGCGTTACGAAAAGACGGCGCTGCCCCTGGCAATCGACGCCGAAGACGCTGGATCAGCAAACGAACACGTTTCCAAATATCCGC AGTTCCAGGACATCCAGGTGATGATCTTCATTGGCTTTGGCTTCCTAATGACCTTCCTGCGGAAGTACGGATACAGTGCCACTGGATTCACCCTGTTCATGGCTGCTCTAGTGGTGCAATGGGCTGTGCTCATGAAGGGATTCCTCCACATGGAGGGCGGCAAGATCAG CCTCTCCCTGGAGAACATCATTGATGCGGATATAGCCGCCGCCGTGCCCCTGATTAGCATGGGCGCTCTGCTCGGCAGGACCACTCCAATCCAACTCCTGTGCATGTCCGTCTTTGAGGTGGCTCTTTTCGCGGCCAATGAGTATCTGGCTCTTCATGTATTCAGT ATCTGCGACTGTGGCGGCTCTATCACTGTCCACGCCTTTGGAGCCTACTTTGGACTGGCTGTGGCCCTGATGCTGAGACCCGCCAGCGACCAGAACGAAACGGGAAAGCTAGAGGGCGCCAGCTATACGTCGGACATCTTCGCCATGATCGGCACCACCTTCCTGTGGGTGTACTGGCCCAGCTTCAACTCTGTTCTGGCCGATGGAGCCGGCGGCGAGCGGGCCATTTTGAACACGTTCCTGTCATTAGCCGCGGCAACAG TGACCACCTTCGTTGTATCCGCGCTTGTCAGCCACGAGAATAAATTGGACATGGTGCACGTGCAGAACTCGACCCTCGCCGGCGGAGTTGCCGTAGGCACGGTGTGCAACTTGCTGCTCGGCGCCCACGGAGCTGTCTTAATTGGCATTATCGCCGGCACGGTCTCTGTGCTCGGCTATCGCTATTTAACA CCCTGGATGACGGCCAATCTGAGGCTGCACGACACCTGTGGCGTGCACAACCTGCATGGAATGCCTGCCCTGATTTCGGCCATTGCCTCCGCCATTTACGCCTCGATGGCCACCGTGGGCGAGTACCAATCCGAGCTGCAGGACATTTTCCCGGCCATGGTGGGCACCAACGGAACCGAGACCAAAATCATGGGC GGTCTTGGCCGGAACGCCACTTCGCAGGCGGGCTACCAATTGTTTGGCATCGCTGTCACACTGCTCATAGCCATCGGCGGTGGTATTTTGACAG GTGCCGTTTTGAAGTACACCAACTTCCGGAACCTGAAGAAGGACGAACATCACCAGGACGAGCACTACTGGGAGGTTCCGGCTGCCGAGAACAAGGAGGAATA TGAACTAGAAAAAGTTGACGAGCTTATGCTGTAA